The sequence aagccgagtcattggatcctctgtagaagtcctcaatcacggccgcttccgtgacctcggggatgcgatttctcatggtctggaaccttttgaggtacgaccggagagtctcatcccctcggcgcttgatggatttgaggtcccatggttgcgccggtttgtcggagagggactggaagttggcgctgaagcgtcgactgaagtctccccagtcgtcgatgcagtgtcggggtaggtgtcgcagccactgcagcgcatcttgcccaaggacaatgggcaaatacgcggtcatgacatcctcggatgctccggcagctcgagcagcggtggtgtagacagccagccatcctcctggatcctgcttaggttcatacttgtcaacgttggataccttgaagttgggaggccattgaatggccctaaggcgcggagtaagggctgacactccgcacgtgtcctcctgtcgtcggggacgatgtctgtcccggggaggggagcggtggttgtggttcctcgaccgtccccaggtGGTACCACCAgtcgaagctgttgccgactcagtcctggtggcttggctttgagtcgggaagccatgatctcggtcatactcctcccgacggcgaatttcgttttcatgccgccgttcgcgcgaagcgttgatagagcttcgcgcgtctctgcgactgttgatggcgtgtcgtaggtcgtttggcgggtgagcgagcggtagaagatggttggccgcctgagtgaacaggcgtcggtatccctcggcgtcgggagtccgaggaagtccgtcagctatccgagctagtacacctccgacttcgcttggcgtgttcatagcccgggcgaagtcggggttcaggttgcgtacgaagagtggattctctcggcgttgccttgcgtcttgctcggcttgttcctgggcccgccggcgatcacgtcgtcgggagttccttcgttctctgaagacgcgttcttccggagtttctcctatctccgagacctcgtctcgtgagaCAGGCTGTTCCGGATCCCGCTCACCGACCGCGTGATGACGTCGAacattcctgcgtcggttcctccgtcggcgggattctcgttgaggtggttcttctccaggcgtggtcggttcgtcgtcagagacggcgggcgactccactctcccgatgaagaggacgtcggggtagaatggcgttgctgtcgtggcgactttctttccgttctcctttgaggtcggaggaacagaaagaacggcttgcttctccccagtcttcttcttcctcgcaaTCCGCGTCCATTCTGTTGTCGAAGAGGTAGACAGTGGAGTCCTCCggttcagcgggccctcggctccTGACCTTCCGGaggcgatctttttccgaagagcaggaggttgcgcttttctggcattttcggggtttgttggaggagacttcttttccggcggatccgcgatacggtgtagaattccctcttcatccgctacagacgaGATCGTCCCAAAGCGGAACACGGATCCAGGACGCAtgttgatcttgctgtagaaggtgacggccattgagctagcttggatcgtcgacacaccccctacctggcgcgccagctgtcggtgttttgggtccgaccgcacaccctggggttgcccctcaaggtgttttctaggagtaggacggtgtcaacgactgtagcaaaatggttcgtgccgatcgcacgagagacggtggacaagatttacaggttcgggccgcttagagatgcgtaataccctacgtcctggtgagaattcggatgtggttacaagagggctctctgggttgaaggcacagagagtttacgtgggtggttaagtaagatagggtcggtcgatctgaaggggtgccccctaggccttatatactcgaccgtggggcagtacacgtggatatgataacaacaagtagctaaaaggtagtgaacctcccgAGTTTATCCCTacataaccttcgccgacttatcctcgcatggctccgtagcatgagggctccagcgtgggaaagtcgggtctccgttgtGATTTAATCGCTCgatgttgtgggccgtccgggtttgcatcaatccggtcttacgtcttctctgctttgttggtcgtttctcctcaggcccacgaaggagTGACCttgcgatttattgggcccttgggcctttcgcgaggtcttttactcctttagtggacctaggggatatctatcccccacacccagggctcggactccgccctagcctcagccgacgacctccgcctcgcccgacccaggggctcggactcggcctcggccacggaagacagactcgacctcggcttcggaggagcctccgcatcacccaacctagggcgcaggccagccacgtcaacaggaggcgccatcatcaccctaccccgagctgactcgggccacagggaaccagaccggcgtcccatctggctagctccgccagataggcaatgatggcaccccgcatgctctgtgacgacggcggctctcagcccccttacggaagcaagaggacgtcagcaaggacccaaccgctccgacagctgtccctccgccaggctccatcgctcctccgacggccacgacatcacaccagctgggtgccaaaatctctccggctgccacgacggcatgtacttagggcgctagctctcccccgctagacacgtagcactctgctacaccccacattgtacacctggatcatctccttacgcctataaaaggaaggaccagggccctcttagagagggttggccgcgcggggacgaggacgagaacaggcgctcgcttggggccgctcgctccctctcccgcgtggacgcttgtaaccccctactgcaagcgcacccgacctgggcgtgggacgaacacgaaggccgcgggattcccacctctctcacgccggtctccggccgcctcgctctccccccttcgcgctcgccctcgcgctcgacccatctgggctggggcacgcggcgacattcactcgtcggcccagggacccccccggtctcaaaacgccgacagatatctactttagagtttagtttgCTATTTTATAAGATGCCATGCACTGAGTTTTTACTATAGTTTTAATAAATAAATTGACTAACTTGGATAAAAAAGTTTCATGGGGCTGGTACACGGGGAATGAGGACAGGGATGgttccccatccccgtccccgcgaACCCGACGGGGATTAAATTTTCTCTATTTAGATCCGTGGGGACTAAATTAGTCATATATCCGTCtcctaataggggaattccccgcggggaatcggggatcaggttcccattgccatctctagttatGCCACATCTACTCATATGACAAGAATGATAAAAGAAATTATAAATAAAACAATTAGTTAGATTGGAATGTGTTTCGTGGTTCTCAATTGGTCGTAATCATTTATATACAGGAGAAGGTTTGGACTCGTTTCTAGATCCGTTTGTAGACGATAGCCAAAATTCTTCATGATTCAATAAATAATTATGCACTTCTTCCGTttatttttagttgtcgctggatagttcaattttacactatccagcaACAACTAAAACGAATGGAGGGAGTACAAGATAATAATATTCGTCTGAGTTGCGATGCGCGGCGTCAGGACCTTACCGCAAGTGTTCAACACGCCTCCGCTCATAGACCGCAGTCCGGCAGCGGCAGTCCGCTCGATCGCCCGTACGCCCACGGCCCACCAGCTTCCGGCCTTTTTCCCACCGCCCGCCACCTCGTCTGGGTAAGTTGCCAACCGCCACTGTTCAGTGAGTCCACTGCAGGCGTTATCATGTTCCcccctttttttttaaaaaaaaacatgTGGTTATCACTTCTTCGATGAGTTAAACTATTTTAACTTTTAGTAGGGATGCTTATTTTGAGACGGAAAGGTACAACGAGGACGGTCTTCATGATATATATCCCATCTTTTCCGGATAACTACGGCCGAACCACCACACGTTGCGCGTACTTTATACGATACTGTCGCATCAACGTTGCTCTCGAAAGCAGTTTATCATGCCCGTGCGGACAAAAATTTCCCGTGTCCAACTTTAATTGGCACCTTCCGTTTGGCGGTGACCTCGCGTTGCCTGAGCCTTACAGTACATAACCGGCCACGGCCCACTGACAGCTAGCAGCAGCGTGGAAGAGGGACTGAGTTGGGATTTAATTTCGCCTGTGAAGTGAGCGATCCATCCAGTCGGCGGATTTGAGGCAACCCGACACCGCAAAACCCACTCGTCATCGGCGGCAGTAGCTAGGCGCGGTAGAAAGATGATAATTTGCGAGCGGCGACAAACAGGCCGAGAGAGCTGACAAAAACTAGCACTTTCGACTTTGACGGAGGAGTGTGGGGACTGTAATGATTGCTGTTTCCTTGAATATTAGTCGTACACGTATGTTGTGGTTGTTaatatattttttttaaaaaaaaggtcGGCAAAAGATTCGCCGAATTATATTAATAGAAGAAAGATATAAAAAAAAAGAACATGTGCTCAGGGACCAGCTGCTGATTATATTAATAGAGGAAAAAGTCGTGTCTATCTGTCAAGGTCATTGTTAAACGCCAAACGATGTCGCTGAACGTCTCTTTGATGAGGCGAGGGACCTCTCTCGGTCGTCGCTCTTTCCGCGAAAGAAAAAAAAAATGATTTTCAGTTTCTTTCCTTCCATATATGTTTTTCTCTCTCTTCTTCTTCTGACCAAAAACGAGAATTTATTTCAACGGCATCTCGCTGGGACGAGATGAAAGTAGATGATCTAAGGCTGTCTCCAACAACGTTCCCTAAATTTGatcccctaaaggaatattcttTGTCCTTTACAACACTCTCTAAAAGATTCTGTACTCTATATCTTCTTCATCTCCAGCAATATCCCctaaatttcatcctctatatcaaCAGTGTCCTAGATTTGACATTCTATATTATTTTTTACTACTCGTCACCACGTGACCGTACAGACACAAAAAGGTGCACAGTGTATAGAGCACCCTCTACAGGTAGGGGACGCATGCCAtcctctaaattttagaggacGTTTTAGAGTTCCTTGCTGGATGGATAAAGGACCTGACCGTCCTCTATATTTAGAGTACAGAACCATTTACAGTCtcctgctggagacagcctaaagATCTGTGTTGCTAGTAGATGAGCTGTGGTGTTGATTTGCCTTTGGGATGTTCAGAACGTTGAAGAAGCGCTGCGGTGGAGATGAGTGTGATTTGTTCGTCACCAACTGTTTTGTTATCTGACAAGGAATTGGCGCTCCGGGAGTGCATACGGGCATACGGCGCAGCACCGTAGGTCCGTAGCAGCTGCTGCTAGCTAGTGCAGCTGTGCAGACGCCTCTGCCGTGATCACCGACGGAGCGGCTTGTCGAGTTTTCCATGCATCTATATGTTGCCTGCGCTTGAAGGTTTTGAATAAAACCATCTACTATGAGAATTTTGCCCTGCATCGGAGTCCACACAAAATACAAAGAACCGATATTTTTTGGTCCAGCTTTAGTCTTTCTGAAGATAAGATAGGAATGCAGTCGAACATAATTTTTCCCCCATACCAGCTGGCAGTTGACAGGGATGCACGCACAGCTGGCAATGCAGTCGAACATTTTTTCCCAAACCTGTGCGCCGAAGAGGTTGGAGTGCAAACCAATTTCTCCAGCACTTTCTGTCAATCGAATGTCATATGGCTTGATCCACAGGCGGAGAGACCGCAGAAACACACATACGCAGCAATTATCACCTGTGGCTCCAAAACGAGGCGATTAACCACGCATTCACACCTCTTGCACGCGACGGACGGACGATGCGCGTACTGAAAAATGTCATCGACAACATGAAACCAACCGGACACTACACCAACATTTTTGGTTCCTGCGTGTTTCGGGAACACACTCTTTCCAACAATACCACGTCACCAAAAGTGTCATGAATCCAATGCAAACTTTCATTTTACTATTTCATAGATTAACATACTAATTAAATGCTTACAACTAAATTACCAATACAAATTAGTAAAATATGTCAAGATGAAACAAATTATTCTATCAAAAAGTGTATCATCCACATGAAACCAATTTCGTCCCATAAAACTCATTTATCTTAAATGTTATGTCATATCGCCCAAAATACTGAAATGACACCCTATTATATGTGCATGAAACTTCCATTAAACTTCTACTACTGAAAATAGCCTAATTCTATCAAAAAGAATATTTAAAGATCTAAAAAGGTAAGGTAATAAAACGTTCCTGCAAAGTGTGAACGCGACTACTCGCTTTTCCTCATTGACACGGAATCTGCACGAATTACTTGCCAAAACAAAAACCTGCAAAAGTGGGACACCGCCACACGTCTCTAAGTGGTCCCGGTGCGCGCAGAGAGTCGCATGGACCTGGTCCATGACATTTTACCCCGGAATGGCAGCCACACGCGCTCCACTACAAAACAGGCCGGCCTCGCGTGCCATGCGATGTTGTTCCCCAGGCGCAGCAGCACGGCAGTCCTCCGTTTCCTCCTCGTCGCTCGCCCCGGTTGTCTCCTCCTCGACCTCCCCCGTCGCGACACCGCCCGATCTCTCTAGCGCACGGCGGACGGAGAAGAGGAGGAGGGGGGGACGATCTCATTCATCGGACCGGCGTGCCTGTGTCGTCTGCTGTTTTCGTTATTTTTTCTttactctttttttttcttcctcCTTTGCTTGTTCAATTCAATCAGTATAATAAGATTTCTGATTTGGGGGCGGCTCGCCATGGGATTCGGAATGGGGAATAATAACAACGGGGCGagctcctcgtcgtcgaggctggacCCGGCGGCGCCGCTGCTGCCGCGCCACGGCAGCAGCGGGGGCCGCGAGGGTGGTGGCCTGTCGTCGCAGCCCAAGACGTTCGCCAACGTCTTCATCGCGGTGGTCGGCGCCGGCGTGCTGGGGCTGCCGTACACCTTCTCGCGCACCGGGTGGGCGGCGGGCTCGCTGCTGCTCTTCTCCGTCGCCGCGCTCACCTTCTACTGCATGATGCTGCTCGTTGCGTGCCGCCGCCGCCTCGCCGACGAGCACCCTAAGATCGCCTCGTTCGGGGACCTGGGGGACGCCGTGTTCGGCGCGCATGGGCGGTTCGCCGTGGACGTGATGCTGGTGCTCAGCCAATTCAGCTTCTGCGTCGGCTACCTCATCTTCATCTCCAACACCATGGCGCACCTCTATCCGATTACCGCCGCGGCCTCGTCCTCCTCCGCGCTCCTCTCCCCCAAGGCGCTCGTCATCTGGGCGATGCTGCCTTTCCAGCTGGGGCTCAACTCCATCAAGACGCTGACGCTGCTCGCGCCGCTCAGCATCTTCGCCGACGTCGTCGACCTCGGCGCCATGGGCGTGGTCCTCGGCCAGGACGTCGCCGCCTGGCTCGCCAAGCCCGTGCCCGTGGTCGCCTTCGGCGGCGCAGGCGCGCTTCTCTACGGGCTCGGCGTCTCCGTGTACGCGTTCGAGGGCATCGGCATGGTGCTGCCGCTGGAGGCAGaggcggcgaacaagagcaagttcGGCGTCACGCTCGGGCTGTCCATGGCGTTCATCGCCGTCATGTACGGGCTGTTCGGCGTCATGGGCTACGTCGCGTTCGGCGACGCCACGCGGGACATCATCACCACCAACCTCGGAGCCGGGTGGCTGTCGGCCGCCGTGCAGCTGGGgctctgcatcaacctcttcttcaccATGCCGGTGATGATGAACCCCGTGTACGAGGTCGCCGAGCGCCTGCTCCACGGCAAGCGGTACTGCTGGTGGCTTAGgtggctgctggtcgtcgtcgtcggaCTCGCCGCCATGTACGTGCCCAACTTCACGGACTTCCTGGCGCTCGTCGGGAGCAGTGTCTGCGTCCTCCTCGGGTTCGTGCTGCCGGCCTCGTTCCACCTCAAGGTATTCGGCGCCGAGATGGAATGGCCCGGAGTGCTGTCCGATGTCCTGCTGGTCGTGATCGGCCTCGCGCTCGCCGTGTTCGGGACGTACACGTCGCTGCTGCAAATCTTCCAATCGTCAAGCGCTTGATCGACGCGCGTTCCGCTGCGCGTCGATCATCGCATTCTCCAGGGCAACTACGATACATGTGTTGAGTGTTGTTCGTGAGTGGCTTGTATTGGACGGGGGAAATCTGTACGCTTTTCGTACCACAGATTTCAGTTACTCCCGGTAGCAGTGTATGTGTATGCGTCCTAGATGTTCCTCCTGCTGTGCACGATGGGGGATACGATGAAAGGACAAGATTTTCACTTCGTGGAAAAAGCTTATTTTGCTGTTAAGTGCCAACGTACTTCATGCATCCAGTGCTAATTTCAATTGTGAATTGGCCCCTTGGCCCTTCGAGACAGGCCAAGCAGCTAGGACAAACGGATCAATTCGAGTTTGTACGCTCGTAATTTCGGTTCCCTTTTCATTTGGAAGGCCAATTTGGATACGCAACTGGGACAAGTTGTATCACCACTTGTCAAGGTGTACTCAATTCAGTTCCCCAGAATAAAAATGTGACTTCACACGACAGAACAAGCGGATAGTGAAGAAAATTCTGTTCTATCTCAGCACTGCAGAGATGCAACATAATTTTTGCTCTTTCCACCCGCATCAGGGTGGCCGGGTGCAAACTTCAGCAAATATTGCTAGCATCTAGCATCACCCTAACATCTTATGAGTGGTAGATATGAAGGGGGCTGGCCTCGAGCCTCTCCTACCTCTCCTACGTCTGTGAAACTATATTGAATATAGAGGTATATTATaaaggagaaaggagaagaagaaaaataagCTCCCACTCATTTGGTGAAAGAGGTGGAGAATAGAGGAGaaggaaagagaaagaaaaagagaggAAATTAAACCTTTCTAAAGCTACTTTGGGAATCTCGTATCCACTTCGGGATTGGAGGCGATTATAGTGGAAATGAGTTAATTTTCTCTTCAATTATCTTCAATCCCGAAGAGAATTTAAATTTCTAAACTAGCCCACACTCATCTCTAGGAAATTAGCCTCCCTTTGTCCATTTCTCGATCCACCTGATTCCTATCACATCATCATATCGAATGTTTTCTGCGGATAAAGGTTAAATAAAAAGATACTTAATTCATAAAATTACAttaattaaaaaaataaaaataaacaatccataaaacaaataaaaattaTCTTGCTTAAAAAATATAAAAATTACATAATTCATAAAATAAAATCTACTTCAAGGGCGTAGATTCTAAACATACTCTATTAAATTATTTTAGATTTGATTATGTATTGAGCTAGCATGTGGTCTCATGTCACATGATGGCCGTAAAGCCCTTTTAAGAGTTACAGTTGGTGTTGCAAAAGAGGAATAGACTACCTCATGATCGTCAACGTCATATGATCCTCCACGTTCATTCTTAATGATAATATTGTGTAGAATGGTATATAAACATATTATCACACTCAGTACTTGGTGGAAAACACAAGATACGGGGTAGCGAAAATATAGAATCGAGCCTCTAGGGCCTCAAATGCTCTCTCTACGTCCTTCTGTGCGCATTCTTAGTATATAACAAATATCCGCTGCTTTAGAGTCTATGGGAGGGGAATGGTCTTCACAAACACCGACTACTGAGGGTAGATACCACCAACGAGATAATACCCTTGGCTGTACTCGTCACCATTCAACGTGAAGTTCATATTTTGTGCTTCACCATTGAGCACGCCAGTGAACAACAACGACTGTTTGAGCGCGTTGACGTCGTTATTCGACCCCAACGTCCCAAAAATGCATGCCATATCAACaagtcatatgagaaaaacacctCAAGCATGATCGTTGGGGATCTAATGTCCCCCTCTGTAAATTGCCCTCTCTATCCAATCAGATAGTTCCTACACTTTCAACGCATGCAATCTATACTCCCCATCATATCATGAAACCCCTTTCCCCTTAGTTAATAGTCATATGAGATTGCTAATAATGGGACGATGACTATACTCCTTGCTAAAGCATGAAATAATACCTGTACATAATAGTTTGAGGCACTTTAAGGTGAAACTTTTTCCTATTTTGATGTACTCATCAATGGAgtgaacaactttggttgctccaCACACCTTTGGGGCCACCTTCTCGGGTTGCCATCTTCTCTCATATGTTGTTTGCGTCATTTTCTTTCTTCCAATTGCCCCTTTTTTGACCCTTTATTCTTATAATCTTGGCTTGGCTTGTTTATCCCTATAGGCATGCACATGAAAATGAAAGTTTGCCACCATAGAATTATGTTGATAGACAACACATTCCCTAATTATTACCTTGCAATCCAAGCATGCATATTGGGAATGTCACAAAATTGGAATAAACAAAACTGATGTCATGATGGGAATGTCACGTCAACAAAACTACTCACTAAAACCGTCTAAGGGGTTACTAGCTTGGTTTTATAAAATGGAGCAGGTTAAATAACTGATTTTAAAGGTGAGGGGTACACCTCGGTCATgtagatttttggagttatttgcCCATTGGTCAGTATCAAAGGGGGGTTTCACCCAAATACCATCACGGCAATGGGCTTCGCCACTACGCCATTTTCAAACTTCATTTCACAGACAAAATGCCATTTGTACTCTTGAGCACATTATTAGACTCTTTTTACCATCTTTTACCCTTGGCAAAATAACGATGTCAACACTCATCGTGAGAACTTGCTATTTGAAATCAGCGTGTATGAAGTGTTTAAACTTGCTATTTGAAATCAGTGTGTATGAACTTGCTATTTGAAATCAGTGTGTTTGAACTTGCTGTTTGAAATCAGTTTGAAATGTGTCTGTTTCAACTTACTGTATACTGTTTGTATTGTGTACGTTTGAACTTGCCTTTTGAACTGTGGACATCTCTAAAATCTATGGTTTTTGAGTTAGCTGTGAACTTCCTGCTTTCTGTGCCAGACAACTAGCTAGCTGGCCAAGTGAAAAAGACGAACTATGCTTGGTTCTAAACTGTGTGCTTGAGGACTATTAACTGTGCTTGGCCAAATGCAAAAGACGCACTGAGCGTCAGGCGTCGAGTACATTGCGCCAACGTCCCTCTATTTCTCTGTTCCGAAACGTTGCGCCAGCGTCGAAACCGTGTATAGGTAACGGCGTTAATGACCGAAGGGCATAACTGGAAATAAAGAGTTGAGATTAGCATCCAGGTTAGTCAATAGGAGAAAATAGCCTTTTGTCTGTGAAACAAGAGATAATTAGATTTTTGCCACTCACAATGTTATCTTCTTGTTATAACTATCACCGTGTCTATGAATTGTGGGTTCAACTGAGTGTCTGAGTCTATAAAATGTGGACTTGATGGTGACAAATATTAGAATCTCTCGTGAAACTATGTTTGAAAATGGCTTAGTGGCAAAGCTCATTGCCATCAGCCATGACGTTATTTGTGCCAAGCCCGTCATGACATTAATAACGGCAACTAACTCGCTCTAAAAAAATAAAGGGTCCTTCGCTCCTTCGGTCGCAGCCTAGGAAAAAAAAACGCATAATTTCAGATTGAGATCGCCATGGCCGCCATGGGATGGTCCGACCTCCCCTCCGAGCTCCTCACCGACATCGCCGGTAGGATCAACGAGCTCGCCGACATCGCCCGGTTTCGCTCCGTCTGCTCGTCATGGCGATCGGCGGCGCGGGACGCCGTGGCCGCCCCGCCGCCGCAGCCGCCGTGGCTTCTCCTCCCGTCGTCCCCGTCTCGGCTCTTCTTCTGCCCCCGGGAGGACCGAATCTACCCAAACCTCCGCCTGCCCCACCCCGCCGCAGAGGTGCACcaccgccgcccccgcccccaccTGTACGCGTCCCCGCATGGATGGGCGCTCGCCATCGACCCGACAGATCTGGCTGCTTCCCTCGTCCATCCCTTCACCGGCGCCACCCGCCCGCTCCCGCCGCTCCCCTTCTTCTTCGCGGAGACGGAGGACCTGGCCTGGGACTGGTCTCCGCACGGCGTCATGGCGTCCAGCGGCGAAGGCCTGCTCTTCTGCGCCGCCGATCCGACGACAGCCGCCTCCTGGTCCCCGATCCGTGCACTGTACGATTGCAACGCCAGCAGCATCAACTACGCCGGCGGCAAGTTCTTCGTCTTCGAGGAGGACGTCTGCCGCACCACCATCGTCGACGCGGTCACCCTTGCCATCGCCGCCGTGATCCCGGCCCCCGCCGTCGAGCTCCCCGCCGAGGCGCGCGTCGCTGTCGCCGGCGACGAGCTCTTCCTCCTCGTCAAGTCAAAGTGGATGTACCTCTTCAGCGACGACGTTGACTTCTCGAAGGCCTTCCATGTCAACCACCGCAGCGTCAATTCAGCCTGGCAGGAGCTCACAGGCATCGGCGAGCGTGCGCTATTCGTAGATTCCCACCACGGGTTCGCAGTGCCGACGGCGGGGTTTGGCAATCTCGAGAGCAACACAATCTATTCAGTGAGCAGCAAGAAGGTGAACTACAGCGTTTCGGCATTTAGCCTGGAGACCCGTACCTCGAAGAAACTTGCGTGCCGCCTCAACGACCAGGAGATGGCGATGCGTGGTGAGATGCCATCGTGGATCGTACCAAGATTGGATGAAGTCTGAATCTGCAGGGTTGGGAGATTCATCATTGTTGTGCAATCACTGTTGATATATGGTTCTAGGTAATTTCTTCGGTATCCTTGCAGTTCGAACCAGCAATAATCCCTATATAAGTTCACTCCTGTAAATTCTTGATTCTGTCGTTTAAAGTTTTCTTGATAATCATGCAGTCCAGTAGATTTGGGTCATATTTGTAGGAAAATTGCCTTCAAATTCAGTATACTGTGTTGATGTTCTAGTTTAATAAAGGATTGTATGTTCTGTTCATTCTCAAGCTTAAATAAAGGTTTGCCATATCAGAGTTGAGCGTTTTAATTGAGCTTAATATTTAATTTGAGACTTGAAATTTGATTGTAATCCAGTATTATGTGAATCAAAAGCCTTTCTTTTTtgttaggctgtctccagcagttCGTATATATATAGTTGTGCAAAATACTGTTTTGCATTGTAGAGTGTAGACTATACTATTTGCAGAATGAAGTTTAAAATAGGAGATAAGATGGGTAAGCTGCTGGAGAGTGGAGACAGACTTACATGTGTGATTTGTCGTCTGATTGTGCTAGATTTTGGTGTAGCTTTGCGGTTTGGTATCCGGCAATGACAGGGCACCCCGGGGAGGGAAATTCTCTGAAAAGGATGTTCCAGTAGCCCAGTACTCCGGGGTTAGGAGATGGACATGGTTGGGATGAAAGAAAGGATGAGTGGATGATAGGTAGATGATGCACGGGCGGCAGGGAATAGAATTATACTGGTTGTTTGTGTGCGACCAATTATC is a genomic window of Zea mays cultivar B73 chromosome 5, Zm-B73-REFERENCE-NAM-5.0, whole genome shotgun sequence containing:
- the LOC100274361 gene encoding Amino acid transporter AVT3B; translated protein: MGFGMGNNNNGASSSSSRLDPAAPLLPRHGSSGGREGGGLSSQPKTFANVFIAVVGAGVLGLPYTFSRTGWAAGSLLLFSVAALTFYCMMLLVACRRRLADEHPKIASFGDLGDAVFGAHGRFAVDVMLVLSQFSFCVGYLIFISNTMAHLYPITAAASSSSALLSPKALVIWAMLPFQLGLNSIKTLTLLAPLSIFADVVDLGAMGVVLGQDVAAWLAKPVPVVAFGGAGALLYGLGVSVYAFEGIGMVLPLEAEAANKSKFGVTLGLSMAFIAVMYGLFGVMGYVAFGDATRDIITTNLGAGWLSAAVQLGLCINLFFTMPVMMNPVYEVAERLLHGKRYCWWLRWLLVVVVGLAAMYVPNFTDFLALVGSSVCVLLGFVLPASFHLKVFGAEMEWPGVLSDVLLVVIGLALAVFGTYTSLLQIFQSSSA
- the LOC100277288 gene encoding uncharacterized protein LOC100277288 gives rise to the protein MAAMGWSDLPSELLTDIAGRINELADIARFRSVCSSWRSAARDAVAAPPPQPPWLLLPSSPSRLFFCPREDRIYPNLRLPHPAAEVHHRRPRPHLYASPHGWALAIDPTDLAASLVHPFTGATRPLPPLPFFFAETEDLAWDWSPHGVMASSGEGLLFCAADPTTAASWSPIRALYDCNASSINYAGGKFFVFEEDVCRTTIVDAVTLAIAAVIPAPAVELPAEARVAVAGDELFLLVKSKWMYLFSDDVDFSKAFHVNHRSVNSAWQELTGIGERALFVDSHHGFAVPTAGFGNLESNTIYSVSSKKVNYSVSAFSLETRTSKKLACRLNDQEMAMRGEMPSWIVPRLDEV